The Spirosoma foliorum genome has a window encoding:
- a CDS encoding UDP-N-acetylmuramoyl-tripeptide--D-alanyl-D-alanine ligase, which produces MVTTEQLYDKFLECTGVSTDTRRITPDCLFVALKGDKFDGNQFAEQALAQRARYALVDDPAVAERDQERCLLVADGLTALQDLARHHRQTFNFPVIGLTGSNGKTTTKELIAAVLSKKYRTYATVGNLNNHIGVPLTLLSLNEQCELAVVEMGANHQKEIELLCSIAQPTHGLITNVGKAHLEGFGGIEGVRKGKGELYDYLIQNGKTVFINSRDKTLMAMYRERLKDTRSESTVAEVIFYPAAEAADEPIELLQESPVVIYRDSTKQEVTTHLPGRYNFENMLAALAIGDYFGVSVEEANRAIADYNPTNNRSQVITKGTNTVLLDAYNANPSSMAAAIRQFAATPAKRKVVILGDMYELGEESEAEHAALGKLIADSKFDLVILAGKDMHYALGYLPKAYYFPDKFSLHNWIMDNPMTDTSFLIKGSRGMSLETVLPFI; this is translated from the coding sequence ATGGTAACAACTGAACAACTCTACGATAAATTTCTGGAATGCACCGGAGTGTCGACCGATACGCGCCGAATTACCCCTGATTGTTTGTTTGTTGCGCTCAAAGGTGACAAATTCGATGGGAACCAATTTGCCGAGCAGGCATTGGCCCAGCGTGCCCGCTATGCGCTGGTCGATGACCCTGCCGTGGCAGAACGAGATCAGGAACGTTGCCTGCTTGTTGCCGACGGGTTAACGGCCTTGCAAGACCTGGCTCGCCATCATCGGCAAACGTTTAACTTTCCCGTTATCGGCCTGACGGGGTCTAACGGGAAGACGACCACGAAAGAACTTATCGCGGCTGTTTTGTCGAAAAAGTACCGAACCTACGCCACTGTTGGTAACCTGAATAATCACATTGGGGTGCCACTGACGTTGCTCTCCTTAAATGAACAGTGCGAACTGGCAGTTGTGGAAATGGGGGCGAATCACCAGAAGGAAATAGAATTACTCTGCTCCATTGCCCAGCCCACGCATGGTCTGATTACCAATGTTGGCAAAGCGCATCTGGAAGGTTTCGGTGGTATTGAGGGCGTTCGGAAAGGGAAAGGTGAGTTATATGATTACCTGATCCAGAACGGCAAAACGGTCTTTATCAATTCCCGTGATAAAACCCTGATGGCCATGTATCGCGAACGATTGAAAGATACTCGTTCCGAATCCACCGTGGCTGAAGTCATTTTCTATCCCGCAGCAGAGGCTGCTGACGAGCCAATCGAATTGCTGCAGGAGTCTCCCGTTGTGATCTATCGTGATTCGACCAAACAGGAAGTGACAACGCATTTGCCGGGTCGGTATAATTTCGAGAATATGCTAGCCGCTTTAGCGATCGGTGATTATTTCGGGGTGTCGGTTGAGGAAGCCAATCGCGCCATTGCCGATTATAACCCGACAAACAACCGCTCGCAGGTGATTACTAAAGGGACCAATACCGTATTGCTCGATGCCTACAACGCCAACCCCAGTTCGATGGCAGCGGCTATTCGTCAATTTGCGGCTACCCCTGCCAAACGCAAAGTGGTCATTCTGGGCGATATGTACGAACTCGGTGAGGAAAGCGAAGCTGAACATGCGGCACTAGGCAAACTCATTGCTGATAGTAAGTTCGACCTGGTTATTCTGGCGGGTAAAGACATGCATTATGCGCTTGGTTACTTGCCCAAAGCCTATTATTTCCCGGACAAATTTTCGCTACACAACTGGATCATGGATAATCCCATGACTGACACGAGTTTTCTGATAAAAGGGTCACGGGGAATGAGTTTAGAGACGGTACTACCTTTTATTTGA
- a CDS encoding NHL repeat-containing protein, which translates to MKHLFLSHHKLTLCLSVILLLISTWLPAQIITTVAGSDLKGDGGAATAACLNGPSGVTVDKNGAVYIADQENNRIRKVSTNGIISTVAGSYLSRNSLFNGDGGPATSAFLGNPNSVIVDDSGNLYISEQSAGIIRKISTSGIITTVAGNGRSDPFEAGDGGPATAASLIGPTGIALDAAGNLYIADFYNNRIRKVSTSGIITTVAGDGNRNFNGDGGVATRASLYNPTGVAVDAAGNIYIADQGNCRIRKIDANGIITTIAGNNSRGFSGDGGVATAASLNNPTSVIVDEYGNIYITDSVNQRVRRVSTDGIITTVVGNGLRRSTGDGGLATEASLNNPVSTAFDNNGNLYIALQDGHQIRKVSSDGIITTVAGNGYISFSGDGGLATSASLYNPFGVTTDSSDNLYITDLFNRRIRKVSPDGIITTVAGNGNAGFSGDGGLATATTLNGVYNMIVDAAGNLYMADSFNHRVRKVSSSGIITTIAGNGSAGFSGDNGPAILASLNKPADVAMDRSGNLYIAELDNHRIRKIDSNGIITTVAGNGNTSFSGDGGLATAAGLNSPAKIIVDRNNNLYMADQYDHRIRKVSPDGIITTIAGNGNAGFSGDGDLATAASLNSPTGMALDNGNNLYVADLLNHRIRKVSSGGIITTVVGSDSVGTRGDGGLATAASLVYPSGVALDRRGNFYIADEGGNGSYRIRKVTSLVTVSIMSVKDGNWSNASTWNCNCVPTLDDVVTISNGHKITVNQAVYIQALKQLGTLLFDASGSITFRK; encoded by the coding sequence ATGAAGCACCTTTTTCTATCTCACCACAAACTAACACTTTGTTTAAGCGTCATTTTATTGCTGATTTCTACCTGGCTTCCTGCTCAAATTATTACGACAGTAGCTGGATCTGACTTAAAAGGGGATGGGGGGGCAGCCACTGCCGCCTGCTTGAACGGTCCCTCGGGTGTAACTGTGGATAAAAATGGTGCTGTTTACATCGCTGATCAAGAAAATAATCGAATTCGTAAGGTATCTACCAATGGTATTATCAGTACTGTAGCGGGCAGTTATTTGTCTAGGAATAGCCTTTTTAATGGTGATGGTGGACCTGCCACATCGGCTTTTCTAGGGAACCCTAACAGTGTAATTGTCGATGATAGTGGTAATCTATACATCTCTGAACAGTCCGCTGGCATAATTCGGAAGATATCCACCTCTGGTATTATTACGACAGTAGCGGGTAATGGTAGATCTGACCCTTTTGAGGCTGGAGATGGAGGCCCAGCTACGGCTGCCAGTTTGATTGGTCCTACTGGAATAGCACTAGATGCTGCTGGTAATCTTTACATTGCTGACTTTTATAATAATCGTATTCGAAAAGTATCCACCTCTGGTATTATTACTACTGTAGCAGGTGATGGCAATCGTAACTTTAATGGAGATGGTGGAGTTGCAACACGTGCTAGTTTGTATAATCCTACAGGAGTAGCCGTGGATGCTGCTGGTAATATTTATATTGCAGATCAAGGTAACTGTCGGATTCGGAAGATAGACGCCAATGGTATTATTACAACTATAGCTGGTAATAACTCTCGCGGGTTTAGTGGCGATGGGGGAGTAGCTACAGCCGCAAGTCTAAACAATCCCACTAGTGTAATAGTGGACGAGTACGGCAATATCTATATAACAGATTCCGTCAACCAGCGAGTTCGTAGAGTATCTACAGATGGTATCATTACTACTGTAGTTGGTAATGGGCTTAGGAGATCTACCGGAGACGGCGGCTTAGCTACCGAGGCAAGTCTAAACAATCCTGTTAGTACAGCGTTTGATAATAATGGCAATCTCTACATTGCTCTTCAAGATGGTCATCAGATTCGAAAGGTATCATCAGACGGTATCATTACTACTGTAGCGGGTAATGGTTATATCAGCTTCAGTGGAGATGGAGGATTGGCAACATCTGCTAGCTTATACAATCCCTTTGGTGTAACAACAGATAGTAGCGATAATCTTTATATTACTGATTTGTTCAATCGTCGTATTCGGAAGGTATCCCCAGATGGTATTATCACTACTGTAGCGGGTAATGGCAATGCTGGTTTTAGTGGCGATGGAGGCTTGGCCACGGCTACAACATTGAATGGGGTCTACAATATGATAGTAGATGCTGCTGGCAATCTTTACATGGCTGACTCATTTAACCATCGTGTCCGTAAAGTATCCTCTAGTGGTATTATCACTACTATTGCAGGTAATGGCAGCGCCGGTTTTAGTGGGGATAATGGTCCTGCGATACTAGCTAGCCTTAATAAGCCGGCTGACGTTGCGATGGATAGAAGTGGAAATCTATATATAGCTGAATTAGATAATCATCGTATTCGCAAGATAGACTCCAATGGTATTATCACTACTGTAGCAGGTAATGGTAATACTAGTTTTAGTGGTGATGGCGGCTTGGCTACAGCTGCTGGTTTGAATAGTCCCGCCAAAATAATCGTAGATAGGAATAATAACCTTTATATGGCTGATCAGTATGACCACCGTATTCGGAAGGTATCACCAGATGGTATTATCACTACTATAGCAGGCAATGGTAATGCTGGTTTTAGTGGCGATGGCGATTTGGCTACAGCTGCTAGCTTGAATAGTCCTACTGGCATGGCATTGGATAATGGTAATAATCTATATGTAGCTGATCTGCTTAACCATCGGATTCGGAAGGTATCCTCTGGTGGTATTATCACTACCGTAGTGGGCAGTGACTCTGTTGGTACAAGGGGCGATGGTGGCTTGGCCACCGCTGCTAGCCTAGTTTATCCCTCCGGCGTAGCATTGGATCGTCGTGGTAATTTTTATATCGCAGATGAAGGTGGTAACGGTAGTTATCGTATTCGGAAGGTGACTTCCCTTGTTACTGTTAGTATTATGAGCGTAAAGGATGGAAACTGGTCGAATGCTAGTACATGGAATTGTAATTGTGTCCCTACTCTGGATGATGTAGTTACGATTTCTAATGGACATAAGATTACGGTAAACCAAGCAGTTTATATTCAGGCATTAAAACAGTTGGGGACTTTGTTGTTCGATGCTAGCGGTAGTATTACGTTCAGGAAATAA
- a CDS encoding T9SS type A sorting domain-containing protein: MKKLFTLCFLLSPLLNYAQSGGAIGFRYDQSPTVTVNSNVLLSPWAGGLNTPQYSTIRLNDDTRDDLVVFDRTTNKVSTFIAIDNPTGSGTSWKYAPEYETAFPTPLYSWLLLVDYDFDGRKDIFTTSVNGIAVYHNESQAGQVSFKLAVDPLLTIGLSETSQPVYVANTDIPVITDYDDDGDIDIITFDADGNIPAYQQNMSVEKTGKKGGLIFQRTGGSCWGHFHKEFCNDFTFNYQCDGSGRVAANATTAKSSKVDPSRARPLHSGNTLTVVDTDGDGKKDLLFGFVSCENLARLRNDGANSDKANFTSYDSLFPAVNPVLFPAFPAVFFEDVDGDGQKDLIASPNVTANDNYAFDFRASSWFYKNKGTTAKPDFQLAQKDFLQSDMLDLGERAAPALADLDGDGDLDMLVGYDGVGLGSNYRASIWQFENKGTTQNPAFVLVTTDYLGLTKSLTLTHIVPSFFDVDANGSMDLIITGTSTQAIEIRVLINAAAKGVASQYNLAGALRWPTPDLMGALDLLTVVDVDKDGKPDLLIGSNSLGTIRYYRNAGTTASPTFQLQNQTFGGIKPDLAFNNTHSIVVADLNGDQKNELILAESNGKVRVYQFPDPTSQSPLTLIDSLASIGLPGTSLIATVADLDGDQLPDLMLGTQAGGLRYLKNTSKKVVVTGVPEEVTGPWTFPNPTDRYLTVRPPYAGTIEVLSISGQTMLPAQTVAIDTDTTIDLGSLPDGTYLVRLMGANRPALVQKVVVWK, encoded by the coding sequence ATGAAAAAGCTATTTACGCTTTGTTTTTTGCTGAGTCCCCTGCTCAACTATGCGCAGTCGGGTGGGGCCATTGGCTTTCGGTACGACCAAAGTCCAACCGTTACGGTTAATTCGAACGTGTTGCTAAGCCCCTGGGCGGGTGGACTCAACACCCCTCAGTACTCAACCATTCGCTTAAACGACGACACCCGCGACGACCTGGTGGTATTTGATCGGACAACGAACAAGGTCAGTACGTTTATAGCGATCGATAATCCAACTGGTAGCGGAACGTCCTGGAAATATGCCCCCGAATACGAAACGGCCTTTCCAACGCCCTTGTATAGTTGGCTATTATTGGTCGATTACGACTTCGATGGACGCAAAGACATTTTTACAACCAGCGTCAATGGCATAGCAGTCTATCATAATGAGTCGCAAGCCGGACAAGTATCGTTCAAACTAGCCGTCGATCCACTTTTAACTATTGGCCTTAGTGAAACTAGCCAACCAGTCTATGTTGCCAATACGGATATTCCGGTCATTACCGATTACGACGATGACGGCGATATCGACATTATCACCTTCGATGCGGACGGAAACATCCCGGCTTACCAGCAGAACATGAGCGTCGAAAAAACGGGGAAGAAAGGTGGACTGATTTTTCAGCGCACAGGCGGTTCATGCTGGGGGCATTTCCATAAGGAGTTCTGCAATGATTTTACGTTTAATTATCAGTGCGATGGCTCAGGTCGGGTGGCGGCCAATGCAACCACAGCAAAATCGAGTAAAGTTGATCCAAGCCGGGCCAGACCTTTACACTCGGGCAACACCCTTACGGTAGTCGATACGGATGGCGATGGAAAAAAGGATCTTCTGTTCGGTTTTGTGAGTTGCGAAAATCTGGCTCGCCTACGCAATGATGGCGCCAACTCCGACAAAGCTAATTTTACGAGTTACGACAGTTTGTTCCCAGCCGTCAACCCGGTTCTATTTCCGGCATTTCCGGCCGTATTTTTTGAGGATGTAGACGGTGACGGACAGAAAGACTTAATTGCATCGCCCAATGTAACGGCAAACGATAACTATGCCTTCGATTTTCGGGCATCTAGCTGGTTTTATAAAAACAAGGGTACTACCGCAAAGCCTGATTTTCAATTAGCTCAGAAAGATTTTCTGCAAAGCGATATGCTTGATCTAGGCGAACGGGCTGCCCCCGCACTAGCCGATCTGGATGGCGATGGCGACCTGGATATGCTGGTTGGTTACGACGGAGTTGGTCTGGGCAGTAACTACCGCGCCAGTATCTGGCAGTTCGAGAACAAGGGCACAACCCAAAATCCAGCCTTTGTACTCGTCACAACTGATTACCTCGGTCTGACTAAATCCCTGACGCTGACGCACATCGTCCCTTCCTTTTTCGATGTCGATGCGAATGGCAGTATGGATCTGATAATCACCGGCACCTCTACGCAGGCAATTGAGATTCGTGTATTGATCAATGCCGCAGCCAAAGGAGTTGCCTCACAATATAACCTTGCCGGAGCCTTACGCTGGCCAACCCCCGATTTAATGGGAGCACTCGATCTGCTCACGGTAGTTGATGTTGACAAAGATGGCAAGCCCGATCTGTTAATCGGTAGCAATAGCCTCGGCACGATTCGCTATTACCGCAATGCCGGAACAACCGCTAGCCCTACCTTCCAACTGCAAAACCAAACCTTTGGAGGGATCAAACCTGATCTGGCATTTAACAATACCCATTCCATCGTTGTGGCGGACTTAAATGGTGATCAGAAAAACGAATTAATCTTGGCCGAAAGCAATGGAAAGGTTAGGGTTTACCAATTTCCCGACCCAACGAGTCAATCTCCCCTCACGCTGATTGACTCACTCGCGTCAATCGGGTTGCCGGGCACGAGCCTCATTGCTACTGTAGCTGATCTCGACGGTGACCAACTCCCCGATCTGATGTTAGGAACCCAGGCTGGCGGACTTCGTTATCTGAAAAACACGTCCAAAAAAGTGGTCGTAACAGGTGTACCAGAAGAAGTAACAGGTCCCTGGACATTCCCAAATCCAACGGATCGGTACCTCACGGTGCGCCCGCCCTATGCCGGTACGATAGAAGTTCTTTCTATATCTGGCCAAACAATGCTTCCAGCCCAAACGGTCGCGATCGATACAGATACAACAATTGATCTGGGTAGCCTTCCAGACGGAACGTATTTAGTACGTCTGATGGGAGCAAATCGCCCAGCACTGGTACAGAAAGTAGTGGTTTGGAAGTAA
- a CDS encoding RNA polymerase sigma-70 factor, whose amino-acid sequence MSEQTLNDDDLVALLRYDNEEAFQTLYKRHWYDFFAMANRKLRDEDVAADIAQDLFLRLWQKRKTLLISNLTAYLTTSLKNLIIDHVRTQLHGEQYASHFVYTSPVGTLDTANTVQFSELTESLNQALLQLPDKTREVFILNRFEQLPIREIAMRLGLSEKAIEYHLSRSLTFLRANLHDYATAVVLTVLFGR is encoded by the coding sequence ATGTCTGAGCAAACGCTGAATGACGACGACCTGGTCGCTCTGCTTCGTTATGACAACGAAGAGGCATTCCAAACGCTGTATAAACGCCATTGGTACGACTTTTTTGCCATGGCCAATCGTAAACTCCGCGATGAAGATGTTGCTGCCGATATTGCCCAGGATTTGTTTCTCCGGCTCTGGCAAAAACGCAAAACACTCCTGATCAGTAACCTGACGGCTTACCTGACCACTTCTCTCAAAAACCTTATTATTGACCACGTTCGCACGCAATTACACGGCGAACAGTATGCCAGCCACTTTGTTTATACCTCGCCCGTTGGTACACTCGATACGGCCAATACGGTTCAGTTTAGTGAACTCACCGAATCGCTCAATCAGGCTTTGTTACAATTACCCGACAAAACGCGTGAAGTATTTATTCTGAACCGCTTTGAACAACTGCCTATTCGCGAAATTGCCATGCGACTTGGCCTGTCCGAGAAAGCAATTGAATACCACCTTTCCCGCTCACTTACCTTCCTCCGTGCAAACCTGCACGACTATGCCACCGCCGTTGTGTTGACAGTCCTGTTCGGTCGTTAA
- a CDS encoding GDSL-type esterase/lipase family protein, giving the protein MNRITFSWCIGLFLVNLTSFGQLTGGASKQPFEDEIRAFEKTDQTTPPPHNPIVFTGSSSIRLWDNLADYFPKKTILQRGFGGSQLNEVLLYADRIIIPYQPKQVVLYAGENDIATGKLTGQQTFERFVALFVHVRQKLPNVLFTFISIKPSPSRRKFFAENDIANQLIKDYLAKRKNTQFVDIRPVMLTKAGQPVPELFKPDSLHMLPEGYKRWAKVLGPYLK; this is encoded by the coding sequence ATGAATCGCATAACGTTCAGCTGGTGCATTGGCCTGTTTCTGGTTAACCTGACTTCATTTGGGCAATTAACGGGAGGGGCATCTAAACAACCGTTCGAGGATGAGATTCGGGCGTTTGAAAAAACGGATCAAACTACTCCGCCACCGCACAATCCAATTGTTTTTACGGGTAGCTCATCCATTCGGCTCTGGGATAATCTGGCTGACTATTTTCCCAAAAAGACGATTCTTCAACGGGGATTCGGAGGCTCTCAGTTAAACGAAGTTTTGCTCTATGCTGACCGAATTATCATTCCCTATCAGCCCAAACAGGTTGTTCTATACGCTGGCGAAAATGACATTGCTACAGGTAAACTAACTGGTCAGCAGACCTTCGAACGGTTCGTGGCCTTGTTTGTGCATGTCCGCCAGAAATTGCCGAATGTGCTGTTTACGTTTATTTCGATCAAGCCAAGCCCATCGCGCCGGAAGTTTTTTGCGGAGAACGACATCGCAAATCAACTGATCAAAGATTATCTGGCGAAACGAAAGAATACTCAATTTGTGGATATCCGCCCTGTGATGCTGACTAAAGCGGGCCAGCCTGTCCCCGAATTATTCAAACCTGATAGCCTGCACATGCTTCCAGAAGGTTATAAGCGGTGGGCCAAGGTCTTGGGGCCTTATTTGAAATAA
- a CDS encoding GEVED domain-containing protein: MSRVTQTLGILLLIQLLLLAGQSRAQAICGIPQLTDDQLIWQEKLLAHKHSLPAGRRAAQLQYIPIRFHVVRQNDGTGGADIASLNQALVLINQLYQPINIAFYLCGKLPHYINNTALFDYDNTEESLLSNANDVSNAINVYLVNTLTYAGSEVTGYAYYPNAQATTNRVFLKASQLTDYTLAHELGHYFNLYHTFQNNQSSTIANRELVIRPGDALQGRPFGPNCTTAGDFVCDTPADPYGLTGATLSGCSYTGTSKDANGDLFNPLIANIMSYYFSCGMSKSFTAGQYARMTDGLSLRLDPGNAYALNCVDSSVLTPTGLSASIQGGETGVQLQFSYSGTNAAGFLIERSLDPTANFTVIGSLPSGSFSYTDGTVLSNTTYYYRVKASNATTQYSAVASVKTGQFYCVPTYTWPIANFFPRIDDFILTGSQSTLRSVATGIGVDGYSDFSDVQHKVQAGHVYSFTASAITGNVGSYIKQHLTIWLDSNQDGTFSDTEKLFQSSASQYLTPSLTGTLTIPASFSAGQTRLRLRSQYYADGLVESPCDPYNYGEAEDYTLVIDNPTPPSCFSLSALAIPATCAGKQDGIVSLLLVGGTAPFSYSLGNQISTTGTFAGLLAGSYTATVANAGCSQSLVVTVGQPAAFTTSISSSATSVCSGQSLTLVASAGSQYRWNTGQTGASLVVAASGAYSVTVTSVVGCTSVASTSVLVTNCVLLYRAKVLLEGFTNATTGLMHSLLISNNLLPKQQPYSSAPWSYTGSEQVTTFPSNVTDWVLVVARNAAGEVLFQTAAFVRNDGTLIRSDGTEGVVFSTSSEPMYASIHHRNHLAILSGRPMTDNQLVDFTTDATAVKGTSQLKSVGSKLVMYSGDYDANDVINSADYNKWKVNASIVGHYLSIDADGNGIINNQDFNRWVLNRSKIGTPGL; this comes from the coding sequence ATGTCCAGGGTTACTCAAACACTTGGTATTCTGCTTCTTATTCAACTTCTGTTACTAGCTGGCCAGAGTAGGGCACAGGCTATTTGCGGGATTCCTCAGTTAACAGACGATCAACTGATCTGGCAAGAGAAATTGCTCGCCCATAAGCACTCGCTTCCCGCTGGCCGACGTGCCGCGCAACTCCAGTACATACCCATTCGCTTTCATGTCGTGCGCCAGAACGATGGAACGGGTGGGGCCGACATCGCCAGTCTGAACCAGGCACTGGTGTTGATCAATCAGCTGTATCAACCGATCAATATTGCCTTTTATCTATGTGGTAAGCTACCGCATTATATCAACAATACGGCCTTGTTCGATTATGATAATACGGAAGAGAGCTTGCTGTCCAATGCGAACGATGTATCGAATGCGATCAATGTTTACCTGGTCAATACACTAACCTACGCAGGTAGTGAGGTAACCGGGTACGCCTATTACCCAAACGCACAGGCTACCACGAATCGGGTATTTTTGAAAGCCAGCCAGCTAACAGATTATACATTAGCCCATGAGTTGGGTCATTATTTCAACCTCTATCATACATTTCAAAACAATCAGAGCAGCACGATCGCCAATCGCGAACTCGTGATTCGCCCTGGAGATGCGTTGCAGGGGCGGCCTTTTGGCCCTAACTGCACAACCGCTGGTGACTTTGTGTGCGATACCCCCGCCGATCCGTATGGCCTGACTGGGGCTACTCTATCTGGCTGTAGTTATACCGGAACAAGTAAGGATGCCAACGGGGATCTGTTCAACCCCTTGATCGCCAATATTATGTCGTATTATTTTTCCTGCGGCATGAGTAAATCGTTTACCGCCGGACAGTATGCCCGGATGACTGATGGACTAAGCCTGCGACTCGATCCGGGTAATGCCTATGCACTGAATTGTGTCGACAGTTCGGTTTTGACACCAACGGGTCTTTCGGCTTCGATTCAGGGAGGAGAAACAGGCGTTCAGCTACAGTTTTCGTATTCCGGAACCAATGCCGCTGGGTTTCTTATTGAACGTTCGCTTGATCCTACCGCCAATTTTACGGTCATTGGCAGTTTGCCATCGGGCTCATTTTCTTATACGGATGGCACTGTACTGTCGAATACCACCTATTATTATCGGGTCAAGGCCTCAAATGCAACTACCCAATATAGTGCGGTAGCGAGTGTCAAGACAGGCCAGTTCTACTGCGTACCTACTTACACCTGGCCTATTGCAAACTTCTTTCCAAGAATTGATGACTTTATACTAACGGGAAGCCAGTCTACCTTACGTTCTGTAGCGACCGGTATTGGCGTGGATGGTTATTCCGATTTTTCGGATGTTCAGCATAAAGTACAGGCGGGGCATGTATACTCGTTTACAGCCAGTGCCATTACGGGCAATGTCGGAAGTTACATTAAGCAACACCTAACCATCTGGCTTGATAGTAATCAGGATGGGACTTTTAGTGATACCGAAAAGCTTTTTCAATCGTCAGCTAGCCAGTATTTGACGCCTTCCCTAACGGGTACGCTAACCATACCAGCGTCCTTCTCCGCTGGGCAGACCCGGCTCCGGTTGCGTAGCCAATACTATGCTGATGGGCTCGTTGAAAGCCCTTGCGATCCGTATAATTATGGCGAGGCCGAAGATTACACCTTAGTAATCGACAACCCCACACCACCTTCCTGTTTTAGCTTGTCGGCGCTGGCAATTCCTGCGACCTGTGCTGGTAAACAGGACGGAATCGTTAGCCTCTTACTAGTAGGAGGGACGGCCCCTTTTTCCTATTCACTGGGCAATCAGATAAGTACAACAGGAACCTTCGCTGGCTTATTGGCGGGGAGTTATACGGCTACTGTCGCTAATGCAGGTTGCAGCCAGAGTCTTGTTGTAACGGTTGGCCAACCTGCCGCCTTTACCACTAGTATTTCTTCGTCGGCTACGTCAGTTTGTAGCGGTCAATCACTAACGCTTGTTGCCAGCGCAGGGAGCCAATACCGCTGGAATACAGGGCAAACGGGTGCCAGCCTTGTCGTTGCGGCATCTGGTGCGTATTCGGTAACCGTTACCAGTGTAGTCGGTTGCACGAGCGTGGCTAGTACCTCGGTTCTGGTAACGAACTGTGTGCTGCTATACCGGGCAAAAGTGCTGCTTGAAGGGTTTACGAATGCGACTACCGGACTCATGCACAGCTTGCTGATTTCCAATAATCTGCTTCCTAAACAACAACCCTATTCATCGGCTCCCTGGTCATATACGGGTTCCGAACAAGTCACAACCTTCCCGTCCAATGTGACGGACTGGGTACTGGTTGTAGCCCGAAATGCAGCGGGCGAGGTGCTATTCCAAACTGCAGCCTTTGTTCGAAACGATGGTACGTTGATTCGTTCCGATGGAACAGAAGGGGTTGTCTTTTCCACGTCATCAGAACCAATGTATGCATCGATACACCATCGTAATCACCTGGCCATCCTCTCTGGCAGGCCAATGACCGACAACCAACTCGTTGATTTTACGACCGATGCCACCGCGGTTAAGGGGACGTCGCAACTTAAATCTGTGGGGAGTAAACTGGTCATGTATAGTGGTGATTACGACGCCAATGATGTGATCAATAGTGCCGATTACAACAAGTGGAAAGTGAATGCATCAATCGTTGGGCATTATTTATCTATCGACGCCGATGGCAATGGCATCATTAATAATCAAGATTTCAATCGCTGGGTACTCAACCGTTCCAAAATAGGCACCCCCGGTTTATAA